A single region of the Oscillospiraceae bacterium genome encodes:
- a CDS encoding DUF2461 domain-containing protein, with protein MKFSEETLHFLMINKIENSRNWFSDHKEDYKRLVVQPLADFVIELAPTMLEIDPMFDCEPKINRTISRIYRDTRFSRDKTIFRDVAWCLFIRDKKLFRGLPGFFFELSPRGFRYGCGFYCADTATMNNIRQFALNNDPVFHKAKTAYNKQKIFTLAGDLYKRTHYPHQSEEMRKWLDLKDICFICDSTDFELLYSDKLSNKIAEDLKLLAPEYRLMLNAAIAGSNG; from the coding sequence ATGAAATTCAGCGAAGAAACATTACATTTTTTGATGATTAATAAGATTGAAAACAGCCGTAACTGGTTTTCTGACCATAAAGAGGATTATAAACGCCTTGTGGTGCAGCCGCTTGCGGATTTTGTTATCGAACTTGCGCCCACAATGCTCGAGATTGATCCGATGTTCGACTGCGAACCCAAAATCAATCGCACCATCTCTCGTATCTATCGGGACACACGTTTTTCCAGGGACAAGACAATTTTCCGCGACGTGGCATGGTGCCTTTTCATCCGTGACAAAAAGCTCTTTCGGGGACTTCCGGGGTTCTTTTTCGAGCTTTCACCCCGTGGGTTTCGATACGGCTGCGGTTTTTACTGTGCCGACACCGCAACGATGAACAATATCAGACAATTTGCACTGAACAATGATCCCGTTTTTCATAAAGCCAAAACCGCTTATAACAAGCAGAAGATTTTCACGCTTGCTGGAGATCTTTATAAAAGGACACATTATCCTCATCAATCAGAAGAAATGCGCAAATGGCTGGACTTAAAAGACATCTGCTTCATCTGCGACAGCACGGATTTTGAATTACTTTACAGCGACAAACTTTCAAACAAAATCGCCGAAGATTTAAAACTGCTTGCGCCGGAATACCGGTTGATGTTGAACGCGGCAATTGCCGGAAGCAACGGTTAA